In Erigeron canadensis isolate Cc75 chromosome 1, C_canadensis_v1, whole genome shotgun sequence, a single window of DNA contains:
- the LOC122590991 gene encoding mechanosensitive ion channel protein 6-like, with the protein MEDLERSSSQVQLEEEQDMFSFDSARFGMSSSIPESPNYDDSQMEVMVSSNEAMISDPQMVRQRSNASIHSGVMGHSGEKVVVCSSNASFKRKSTLMRTKTKSRLMDQPDMDQRSHKTPGLSGIHGKHARELEEDEFSIEDDMPDEYKTWNYNKWTSLQIISFILIMGALAYTLSTPKLRNENCYDLQLWRWEVMILVVISGRVVSGWGITILVFFMERSSFLRKRLLYFVYGLKKQVQNCIWLTLGLIAWKCTFDKKVESLAHAKVLRYVNKTCICLLVGNIFWLVKTLLIRVLASSFHVNKFFDRIQDSIFYQYVIETLSGPPVIEIQLKQEEGDRLIEEVEKFQRVGMSIPAQLKANILKGFEGIRTPTSNTPVDGKKENSSQKNDNMISIDHLHKLNQKNISAWNMYRMMNIINKKMLATSDKQLQDETFIQITNEKEAKIAAKNIFSNVAKPGSGHIYLEDLMRFLAEDEALKIIRLLDDASETKGISKRALKTWMVNVFKERRSLALSLYDTKTAVDNLQQILNVVVGIILTVMWIIILKFATTQFFIFLSSQLVLVAFVFGNTCKTLFEAIVFVFVVHPYDVGDRCEIDGVQMIVEEVNILTTIFLRYDNQKIAYPNSVLSTKPIANYHRSPDMGDAIDFCIHVSTPTEKIAKMKEMITIYVEAKSEHWQPEPMIVLRDVEDMNRLKISIWVSHRMNFQDMGERWIRRASLVEEIIKIFKNLDIEYRMLPLDINVRNIPGLMASNRFPSNWTTCAN; encoded by the exons ATGGAGGACCTTGAAAGATCATCCTCACAAGTTCAATTGGAAGAAGAGCAAGATATGTTTAGCTTTGATTCTGCCCGTTTTGGTATGTCATCTTCCATACCTGAAAGTCCAAACTACGATGACAGCCAGATGGAGGTAATGGTTTCATCAAATGAAGCCATGATCAGCGATCCCCAAATGGTTAGACAGCGATCAAATGCTAGTATTCATAGTGGTGTCATGGGTCATAGTGGAGAAAAAGTAGTTGTTTGTTCTTCAAATGCTTCATTTAAGCGAAAGTCCACTTTGATGAGGACAAAAACAAAATCTAGGTTAATGGATCAACCAGATATGGACCAGAGGTCTCACAAGACCCCGGGATTATCAGGAATTCACGGGAAACATGCTCGTGAGCTAGAAGAAGATGAATTCTCCATAGAAGATGATATGCCAGATGAGTACAAGACATGGAACTACAACAAGTGGACTTCACTTCAAATAATTAGTTTCATACTAATCATGGGTGCTTTAGCTTATACACTTTCAACCCCAAAATTGAGAAATGAAAACTGTTATGATCTCCAATTGTGGAGATGGGAAGTTATGATATTAGTTGTGATATCCGGGAGAGTCGTTTCTGGATGGGGGATTACTATTTTAGTGTTCTTCATGGAAAGAAGCTCCTTTCTACGAAAACGACTTCTATATTTTGTTTACGGCTTAAAAAAGCAAGTTCAAAATTGTATTTGGTTGACTCTGGGTTTGATCGCTTGGAAATGTACGTTCGATAAAAAGGTTGAAAGTTTGGCACATGCGAAGGTCTTAAGATATGTAAacaagacatgcatttgtcTTTTGGTGGGAAATATTTTTTGGTTAGTAAAAACTTTGCTGATTAGAGTTCTTGCTTCATCATTCCATGTTAACAAGTTTTTTGATCGGATTCAAGATTCTATATTTTATCAATACGTGATAGAAACACTTTCGGGCCCACCAGTTATAGAGATTCAGCTAAAACAAGAAGAAGGAGATCGGCTGATAGAGGAGGTCGAGAAGTTTCAGCGTGTGGGGATGAGTATACCAGCGCAACTTAAGGCCAATATTCTCAAGGGCTTCGAAGGTATTAGAACTCCAACATCAAATACTCCAGTGGATGGTAAAAAGGAAAATAGTAGTCAGAAGAATGATAACATGATATCCATTGACCATTTGCATAAGCTAAATCAAAAGAATATATCTGCTTGGAATATGTACAGGATGATGaatattattaacaaaaaaatgcTAGCTACTTCAGACAAACAATTACAAGATGAGACTTTTATTCAGATAACGAATGAAAAGGAGGCTAAGATTGCAGCCAAGAACATATTTAGTAATGTGGCAAAACCAGGTTCTGG ACACATTTATCTTGAAGATTTGATGCGATTTTTGGCAGAAGATGAAGCTTTGAAGATAATTAGACTCCTTGATGATGCAAGTGAGACCAAAGGAATTAGCAAACGAGCTCTCAAAACTTGGATG GTTAATGTGTTCAAAGAGCGAAGATCTCTTGCACTATCACTCTACGACACAAAAACAGCTGTGGACAACCTTCAACAGATATTAAATGTCGTTGTAGGGATCATACTAACCGTGATGTGGattattattcttaaatttGCTACAACCCAATTCTTCATATTCTTAAGCTCACAGCTAGTATTGGTAGCCTTTGTGTTTGGAAACACATGTAAGACTTTGTTCGAAGCAATTGTTTTCGTGTTTGTAGTGCATCCATACGACGTTGGTGATCGTTGTGAGATAGATGGTGTTCAG ATGATAGTTGAGGAGGTGAATATACTAACAACGATCTTCTTGAGGTATGATAATCAGAAAATAGCGTATCCCAACAGCGTGTTGTCTACTAAGCCCATCGCTAATTACCATCGTAGTCCTGACATGGGTGATGCCATTGATTTCTGCATCCATGTATCAACTCCCACAGAAAAGATTGCTAAGATGAAGGAAATGATCACAAT CTATGTTGAGGCAAAAAGCGAGCATTGGCAACCTGAGCCAATGATCGTGTTAAGGGATGTTGAGGACATGAATCGACTCAAAATATCAATATGGGTTTCACACCGAATGAATTTCCAGGACATGGGCGAAAGATGGATAAGAAGAGCTTCTTTAGTAGAGGAAATAatcaagatttttaaaaatcttgatATTGAGTACCGAATGCTCCCACTAGACATCAATGTTCGCAATATACCTGGATTAATGGCTTCTAATCGATTTCCCTCCAATTGGACGACTTGTGCAAACTAA
- the LOC122579068 gene encoding mechanosensitive ion channel protein 6-like, translated as MENTKTPFPESLALHIHDTTTVEFPMNTTGSGEGDRGHAEYQTSSDHFENNNNNDKIQRDSSYNFAQDVYNYESGAFQAHSPITESPGQLSPKDVRVSFNDEVIKPQKVRRRSHLSGHSGDFTGRSEEVVTCSSNAAFKRDSSLMRMKTKSRLMDQPEIDPRPQRTPNRSGNLGKLGRGEVEEDDEFSLDDDLPDEYNKLRYNRWTLFQLASLILIIGALVCTLAIPNFRKKNLYDLKWWKWEVMILVVICGRLVSGWVIRILVFFIERNFVLRKRVLYFVYGLRKAVQNCIWLTLVLIAWECILIKKIERLTIGKTVLPYVTKIWICLLVGTVFWLLKTVLINVLALSFHVSKFFDRIQDSLFNQYVIETLSGPPVIEIKQNQQEEDQLMEEVERLRSVGANLPTQHKENIFQGFRGIGTPRSGTRVASKIESLRNNENGITIDHLHKMNQKNISAWNMNRMMNIINTSMLTTSHEQPQDLNSGDDDTSMHITSVNQAKLAAKKIFCNVAEPGFKNIYLEDLMRFLRYDEALKTIHLFDEASVTKGISKRALKNWLVCVFRERRALALSLSDTKTAVEKLHQMLNVVVGIIIVVIWLLILKLATTQFFIFLSSQLVLIAFVFGNTCKTLFEAVIFLFIMHPFDVGDRCEIDGVQMVVEEMNILTTVFLRYDNQKIAYPNSVLCTMPIANFHRSPDMGDGIDFCIHVSTPAEKVAKMKELLKNYIEKKCEHWQPDPMIVTRDVEDMNRIKMSIWLSHRMNFQDMGERWVRRALLVEEMIKIFKDLDIEYRMLPLDVNVRNLPGLASNRLPSNWTACAN; from the exons ATGGAGAATACTAAAACACCATTCCCTGAATCATTAGCACTACACATTCACGATACAACAACGGTCGAATTTCCAATGAACACTACGGGTTCTGGTGAGGGAGACAGAGGCCATGCTGAATACCAGACTTCATCTGATCattttgaaaacaataataataatgacaagaTACAAAGGGATTCTAGCTATAACTTTGCACAGGATGTGTATAACTACGAATCCGGTGCCTTCCAGGCCCATTCTCCAATTACAGAGAGCCCGGGCCAGTTAAGCCCAAAGGACGTCAGGGTTTCGTTTAATGATGAAGTTATTAAGCCTCAAAAAGTTCGACGAAGATCCCATCTTAGTGGTCATAGTGGTGACTTTACCGGTCGTAGTGAAGAAGTGGTTACTTGTTCATCAAATGCTGCATTTAAGCGAGACTCGAGTTTGATGAGAATGAAAACAAAGTCAAGGCTAATGGATCAACCCGAGATTGACCCAAGGCCGCAGAGAACACCTAATAGGTCGGGGAACTTAGGAAAATTAGGCCGTGGtgaagttgaagaagatgacGAATTCTCGTTAGATGATGATTTGCCAGACGAGTACAATAAGTTAAGGTATAACAGGTGGACGTTATTTCAGTTAGCCAGTTTAATATTAATCATTGGTGCTTTAGTTTGTACACTTGCAATCCCaaattttagaaagaaaaacttATATGATTTGAAATGGTGGAAATGGGAGGTTATGATATTAGTTGTTATATGTGGGAGATTAGTTTCTGGATGGGTGATTAGGATTTTAGTGTTCTTCATAGAGAGAAACTTTGTACTAAGAAAACGCGTTCTTTATTTTGTTTACGGGTTAAGAAAAGCAGTGCAGAATTGCATTTGGCTGACTCTGGTTTTGATCGCTTGGGAATGCATTCTTATTAAAAAGATTGAGAGGTTGACAATCGGGAAGACGGTTTTACCATATGTAACTAAGATTTGGATTTGTCTTTTGGTAGGAACCGTTTTTTGGTTATTGAAAACTGTGTTGATAAATGTTCTTGCTTTGTCTTTCCATGTAAGCAAGTTTTTTGATCGGATTCAAGATTCTTTATTTAATCAATACGTGATCGAAACACTCTCTGGGCCACCGGTGATTGAGATTAAGCAAAACCAACAAGAAGAAGATCAATTGATGGAAGAGGTTGAGAGGCTTCGAAGTGTGGGGGCAAATTTACCAACACAACACAAGGAAAATATCTTCCAAGGGTTTAGAGGTATAGGAACCCCGAGGTCAGGTACTCGTGTGGCTAGTAAGATAGAAAGTCTAAGGAATAATGAAAATGGAATAACGATTGATCACTTGCATAAGATGAACCAGAAAAATATATCTGCTTGGAATATGAACAGGATGATGAATATTATAAACACAAGTATGCTAACTACTTCACATGAACAACCGCAAGATCTAAATAGCGGTGATGATGATACTTCTATGCACATAACAAGTGTAAACCAGGCTAAACTTGCAGCCAAGAAGATATTTTGCAATGTGGCAGAGCCGGGCTTTAA GAACATTTATCTTGAAGATTTGATGCGATTTTTGCGATATGATGAAGCTTTGAAAACAATTCACCTCTTTGATGAAGCAAGTGTGACCAAAGGAATTAGCAAACGAGCTCTGAAAAATTGGTTG GTTTGCGTGTTCAGAGAGCGTAGAGCGCTTGCGTTATCACTCAGCGATACAAAAACAGCTGTGGAGAAGCTTCATCAGATGTTAAACGTCGTCGTGGGAATCATAATAGTTGTTATTTGGCTTCTTATACTTAAACTTGCGACAACACAGTTCTTTATATTCTTAAGCTCACAGCTAGTTTTGATAGCGTTTGTGTTTGGAAACACGTGCAAGACTTTGTTCGAGGCTGTAATATTCTTATTTATAATGCATCCATTTGATGTTGGTGATCGTTGCGAAATTGATGGTGTTCAG ATGGTAGTTGAAGAGATGAATATATTAACaactgtcttcttgagatatgatAATCAGAAAATAGCGTATCCAAACAGTGTCCTGTGTACTATGCCAATTGCTAATTTCCATCGTAGTCCTGACATGGGTGATGGTATTGATTTTTGCATCCATGTATCAACTCCTGCCGAAAAGGTTGCCAAAATGAAGGAACTGCTAAAAAA CTATATAGAGAAGAAGTGTGAGCATTGGCAACCCGATCCAATGATTGTGACAAGGGATGTGGAGGACATGAACCGGATCAAAATGTCAATATGGCTTTCACACAGAATGAATTTTCAAGACATGGGTGAAAGATGGGTACGGCGTGCTCTTTTAGTCGAGGAGATGATCAAGATTTTCAAAGATCTTGACATTGAATACCGTATGCTCCCTCTGGATGTCAATGTTCGTAATTTACCTGGGTTGGCTTCAAATCGTCTTCCCTCAAATTGGACAGCTTGTGCAAATTGA